From Oncorhynchus keta strain PuntledgeMale-10-30-2019 unplaced genomic scaffold, Oket_V2 Un_contig_871_pilon_pilon, whole genome shotgun sequence, a single genomic window includes:
- the LOC127926962 gene encoding uncharacterized protein LOC127926962 isoform X1: MSPLYQVFSYMSPLYQVFSYMSPLHQVFSYMSPLYQVFSYMSPLHQVFSYMSPLHQVFSYMSPLHQVFSYMSPLHQVFSYMSPLHQVFSYMSPLHQVFSYMSPLHQVFSYMSPLHQVFSYMSPLHQVSSYMSPLHQVFSYMSPLHQVFSYMSPLYQVFSYISPLHQVFSYISPQ, translated from the exons ATGAGTCCTCTCTACCAGGTGTTCTCCTATATGAGTCCTCTCTACCAGGTGTTCTCCTATATGAGtcctctccaccaggtgttcTCCTATATGAGTCCTCTCTACCAGGTGTTCTCCTATATGAGtcctctccaccaggtgttctcctatatgagtcctctccaccaggtgttctcctatatgagtcctctccaccaggtgttctcctatatgagtcctctccaccaggtgttctcctatatgagtcctctccaccaggtgttctcctatatgagtcctctccaccaggtgttctcctatatgagtcctctccaccaggtgttctcctatatgagtcctctccaccaggtgttctcctatatgagtcctctccaccaggtgtccTCCTATATGAGtcctctccaccaggtgttctcctatatgagtcctctccaccaggtgttcTCCTATATGAGTCCTCTCTACCAGGTGTTCTCCTATATAAGtcctctccaccag gtgttctcctatataagtcctcagtaa
- the LOC127926962 gene encoding uncharacterized protein LOC127926962 isoform X2 gives MSPLYQVFSYMSPLYQVFSYMSPLHQVFSYMSPLYQVFSYMSPLHQVFSYMSPLHQVFSYMSPLHQVFSYMSPLHQVFSYMSPLHQVFSYMSPLHQVFSYMSPLHQVFSYMSPLHQVFSYMSPLHQVSSYMSPLHQVFSYMSPLHQVFSYMSPLYQVFSYISPLHQVSSYISPQ, from the exons ATGAGTCCTCTCTACCAGGTGTTCTCCTATATGAGTCCTCTCTACCAGGTGTTCTCCTATATGAGtcctctccaccaggtgttcTCCTATATGAGTCCTCTCTACCAGGTGTTCTCCTATATGAGtcctctccaccaggtgttctcctatatgagtcctctccaccaggtgttctcctatatgagtcctctccaccaggtgttctcctatatgagtcctctccaccaggtgttctcctatatgagtcctctccaccaggtgttctcctatatgagtcctctccaccaggtgttctcctatatgagtcctctccaccaggtgttctcctatatgagtcctctccaccaggtgttctcctatatgagtcctctccaccaggtgtccTCCTATATGAGtcctctccaccaggtgttctcctatatgagtcctctccaccaggtgttcTCCTATATGAGTCCTCTCTACCAGGTGTTCTCCTATATAAGtcctctccaccag GTGTCCTCCTATAtaagtcctcagtaa